The region GAACACCGACATGGCGGTGTAGGCGCCGGTCGAAGCCATGCAGATGCCCAGCAGTTGCACCACGGGGTTACCCGAGTACGCCGTCAACAGCCAGCCGCCCGCCGACAGCAGCATCGGCCAGACGATATGCCAGCGCCGTTCCTGCAGCCGGTCCGAACGGCGGCCCCAGGCGATCATGCCGATCACGGTGCAGACCTGCGGGATGGCGGCCAGCAAGCCGATGGTGGTATTGCTGGCGCCGCTATTGAAACTTTTCACGATCAGCGGCGTCCAGACGGCCACCATCGCCAGCGTGTTGACCAGGCAAAAATAGGCGAGGCCGAATTTCAGCACGGTGGGCGAGCACATTTCGGCCAGCACCGAGGTCCTGGCGGACGGCGCGCCATGAGATACGGCAGGTTTTTCCGCCTCCAGCATGCGCGCCAGCGCCTGCTGTTCCAGCCGGCTGAGCCAGCTCGCCTTGCCCGGCGCATCATCGAGATAGCCATACACGGCCAGCCCCAGCAGCACGGACGGCAAACCTTCGAGCAGGAACAGCCACTGCCAGCCGGCCAGGCCCCAGTGGCCGTCCAGCCCCAGGATCAGGCCGGACAGGGCCGAACCGATGGCGGCCGTCACCGGCATGGCGATCATGAACAGCGCGTTGGCCCGTGCCCTGTGGCTGGCCGGAAACCAGTACGTCAGGTACAGCAGCATGCCGGGCAAAAATCCCGCTTCCGTCACGCCGACCAGGAAACGCAGCACGTACAGGCTGGCCGGGCTGCTGGCGAACATGGTGGCGGTCGAAGCCAGGCCCCAGGCGATCATGATGGAGCCGATCCAGCGGCGCGCGCCCAGGCGGGCCAGGATGATATTGCTGGGAATGCTGCAGGCGATATAGCCGATATAGAACAAGGTGGTGGCAAAACCGAACTGGGTGCCGGACAGGCCCAGGTCCTGCATCATGGTCAGGCCGGCAAAGCCGATATTGATGCGGTCGAGAAAGGAAAACACGAACAGCAGGAACAAAAACCACAGCAGGTGGCGCGATACCTTGCGTATCACTTGCTGTTCCAGCTGGGCGGTGGCCGCGTCCGCAATGGGCGGCGTGGGGGGATGGGTGGCGTTGGCCAGGGTCATGCTTGTCTCCATAAGGTCCTTGCCACGCCGTTTTATTGTTATTGGCATGGCTACCGGGTGATCCCGGCTTGAGGCACAGTATGCAGACGCCTACGTCTTTCGTTGTCCCCATTTTGGGGACAAGACCCGTCGAAAAGCGTAGGTCGGAGCAGGTCGGATCAGCGCGGCGTCGCCGCGCGTAA is a window of Janthinobacterium sp. J1-1 DNA encoding:
- a CDS encoding MFS transporter yields the protein MTLANATHPPTPPIADAATAQLEQQVIRKVSRHLLWFLFLLFVFSFLDRINIGFAGLTMMQDLGLSGTQFGFATTLFYIGYIACSIPSNIILARLGARRWIGSIMIAWGLASTATMFASSPASLYVLRFLVGVTEAGFLPGMLLYLTYWFPASHRARANALFMIAMPVTAAIGSALSGLILGLDGHWGLAGWQWLFLLEGLPSVLLGLAVYGYLDDAPGKASWLSRLEQQALARMLEAEKPAVSHGAPSARTSVLAEMCSPTVLKFGLAYFCLVNTLAMVAVWTPLIVKSFNSGASNTTIGLLAAIPQVCTVIGMIAWGRRSDRLQERRWHIVWPMLLSAGGWLLTAYSGNPVVQLLGICMASTGAYTAMSVFWTTPDGALSFAARAIGIAVINATGNIGSALNPVVVGWLKDQTHSFATGLLYASALLVAGALIVLTLPIAHGKPRELNKRSTA